Sequence from the Pseudomonas sp. 7SR1 genome:
GCAAGCGTTTGTTCGAGGGCCTGCCGGCCAGTGAAAAACAGCTGTGGCATAGCCATGTGCACGAGGTGAAATCCGGGCAACTGGTGGCCCCGGGTATTGCTCAGGCAGCGGAGAACCGCCTGATGCAGAACCTGGTGAGTACCTACGGCAAGACCTGGCATACCTGGCATGGCAAGGACCTGCCTTACGGCGTGCCGCAATTGATGATGGGTTTCACCGCGGACGGCCAGATCGATCCGCAGCTCGTGCGCGAGCGTGACAGCCGAATGGGCCTGGACAGCGAGGCGAAAAAGCGCGCCCGGGCGGGCATCGTCGCTCCGGCGATAGACCCCGGCGCGGATGCCTGGCGCAATGGAAAGGTTTGGCAGATCGAGGGTCCCACGGGGGAACATGCCCATTAGATTCCGTAGGGGAAGTGTCGGATGGTCCCTCGGTGACTTTCGTTCAAAATCTGAGCAGTAGGTTCTGCCTGAATATATTCCAGGCAGAACCTGCTACTTATGAATAGAAGGGACAGTGCCCAGAACGCACCAGCGACGAAAGTAATAAAGTTATATCGGAATTGTTAAGAAAACCGGAAGTTGCTCAGGGTTGTTTGAAATGTCCGGGCACGCCATGTTCTTCTTCGGTCGGCCTGGTTCTTTTCTGAACTTGGATATCACTGAGTTCGGCGCTTTTGAGTTCGCTGAAAGAAATCCGCAGCAGCGCTTCGGCTTCGTCGACGCTCAGGGTTTCGGAATCGCCCTCCAGCACCCGGCTGTCGGGTTGGCCGTTGGCGATGAAGCTGACGATGAATCGTTCGTGGTTGCCCATGCTGACCTCGGTAGTCAAGCGCCAGGGCGCAGCAGGACTGCGCCCCAACGGTTTTCCGGGTTACGATTTCCTGCCGCCGCCATGGCTGCGTTCGCCACCTTTCCTACCGGCTTCAGAGGCTTTTTCCCGGTCGTTGGCAAAGTTGCCGCCCGAAGCATGTCCGCCTTTCTTGCCGGCTTCGGATGCTTTCTCACGGTCGTTTGCGAAGTTACCTGGGTTTTTGTTTCCGCTATTAGCCATTTCGAGATTCCTCATTTCGGTTAAGCGAGTAACTGCCTCGCATAATTGGGAAAGGAAAGCGCCGTAGGAAGTTTAAAAAAAACGTTTCGCTGGCGACGAACGGTTATTAAAGTTATACAGCCGTTGCGCTTGGAAGTTGTACAGGATTGATTGTTTTTATATACGTGGCGATAAACATTGGAGATATCAATGTCCTGCGGCGGTTCAGTCATCGCCGCCACTGACTTTCCAATGCTTGGCCTCCACGGGGAATATCACCTGCTCGACCCGGTGCGCAATGCCGAAGGCCAGGGAGTTCTCTGCCGGAATGACTCGCTCCTCGGCGCACAGGCATTTGAAGATATCCAGTTGGGTGGCGGCGCCGGCGGTTTCCTTGACGTAGATTTCCACGTACCGCGCCACGTCGTTATCCAGGCTGGACAGGTATTCGCGCAGGCGCGAATGGTCCACCGATTTCTGACCGAAATACCAGTTCATGGGGTGGATCAGAAAGCGTGAGTGAGGCGTCGTGGTGCGGTCGCTGGCGGCCAGGTACATGACGATGCCCATCGATTCGATATTGCCGGCATTCACGGCGCGCACCGGCACGGGCAGGGACTTGATAAAGGTGTAGAGGGTAAAGCCGAAGTTGGTGCTGCCGCCGACGGTAGACAGGTTGAGCATCAGCGAGTCGGCGCCTTTTTCGATGGCTTCAAGGCAATTGTCCCGGAAGCGTTCCGTGGTTCCCTGATCGATCTGGCAATGAAAATGGACAATGTGTTCGGACATCTCAAACTCCTGTCGACTTCATTCGTTGAAGTGTCGGCGGATCGTGGCGCCGTACAATTGGGAGTCCGCTGGCTGTCGGATGTTCCTCTTTTTGTAGCGGGCCACTCAAGGCCTTTCCAGGGCTTGGCCGCTTCGGTCAGCAGGCGCTGGCGGCTTGCTGCACGCGCTGCAGATACATTGCCAGGGCGGCTTCCTCTTCGCTCAGGCCCTTGCGAGCACGGGGTCTGGGCAAGTCCCTCAAGGCGCCGAGCAGGAAACCTTCCAGCACGGCAGGGTGGATATAGCATTTACGACAGACGGTCGGCGTGTTGCCCAGTTGCCGGGCGACCTGCCTGACCATCTCGGCGACGTGCCGCTTGGCCTCGGTCTCGGTTTCCCAGCTCAGCGCCCGCAACCCGGCCAGCGCCGCCGCGCTGCCGGCCCAGGTGCGGTAGTCCTTGGCGGTGAAATCGGCGCCGGTGAGGGTCTTGAGCCAGGCGTTGATATCGGAAGAGCTGATGGAGTGGCGCTCGCCGTTTTCGTCCAGGTACTGGAACAGGTTCTGGCCCGGCATTTCCTGGCAGCGCTTGATGATCCGCGCCAGGCGACGGTCCTTTACGGTGATCTGGTGTTCGACGCCGCTTTTGCCTCGGAACTGGAAGGCGATGGCGCTGCCGTTGACCTCGACATGCTTGCTGCGCAGGGTGGTCAGGCCATAGGAACGGTTGTCCCGGGCGTACTGGGTGTTGCCGACGCGGATCAGCGTTACGTCCAGCAGGGTAATGACCGTGGCCATGACCTTGTCGCGGCTGAAGCCGGGTGTCGCCAGGATCGCCTCCAGGCGTTTGCGCAGGCGGGGCAGGGTGCGTCCGAACTCCAGCATCCGGGAATATTTGTCCGCATCGCGCACTTCGCGCCAGCGGGCATGGTAGCGGTACTGCTTGCGCCCGCGAGCATCGCGACCGGTCGCCTGGAGATGGCCGCGCGGGTCGGGGCAGATCCACACATCGGTGTAGGCCGGCGGCACCGCCAGGGCATTGAGACGCTGGATCTCGGCGGCGTCCGTGATGCGTTGGCCCTGGGGATCGAAATAACAGAACTTGCCCCGCAGTTTTCGGCGGGTGATGCCCGGCGTGGTGGTGTCGTCGACATAATGCAGGTCGGCCGGCAAAGCGGGTGGCAGGGTGTCGGGCATGAAGGAAATCCTTGGCGAATCCGGTGGCCTGTGAAGTCATTGACCGCAGCCCGTTGCGGTCGTGCCAGAATTCTGATGCCCCCGCCCCGCTGAAATTCCCGGCCTAGGCCAGTACCGCTACCGCCTTGATCTGGGCCCACAGTTGTTGCCCGGGATGCAGCTGCAACTGGTCGCGAGAGTAACGCGTGATGCGCGCCAGCAATGGCGTGCCGGCGGCTTCCAGGCGAATGAGCACATGGGCGGCGTTGTCGGCGGCCAGTTCGCTGACCACTGTGACCGGCAGGCGGTTGAGGATGCTGGTCTGGGTATCGTTGGCCAGGCTGAGGCTCACATCCCGGGCCTGAACCTTGAAGCGCAGCGCCTGGCCCGGGGCCAGCGGCGTGTGGGCCACGCGAACGTCCAGCTGGCTGTCGGGCAGGGTCAGACTGAGCAGTTGATAGTCGGCATCGTAGCCGCTGACTTCGCCCTGGATCACCACGCCGGCGTCATCCCCCAGGGCCAGAGGCAGGTCGAGCCGCGCCAGGGTTTCGCCGATGGGCCCGCTGGCCAGGGCACGACCGGCGTCCAGCAACACGATATGGTCGGCCAGACGCGCGACTTCGTCCTGGGAATGGCTGACATACAGCAGCGGGATGTCCAGTTCGTCATGAAGCCTTTGCAGATAAGGCAGGATCTCGTTCTTGCGCCGGCTATCGAGCGAGGCCAGAGGCTCATCCATCAGCAACAGGCGTGGGCTGGTCAGCAAGGCCCGGGCGATGCCCACCCGCTGGCGTTCGCCTCCGGACAAGTGCTGCGGGCGCCGATCCAGCAGGTGCCCGATGCCCAGCAGTTCGGTCGCCTGGTCCATGCCCACCTTGCGCTGTGCCGGCGCGATCCGCTTGAGGCCGAACGTCAGGTTGGCCCTTACAGACAGATGGGCGAACAGGCTGGCCTCCTGGAACACATACCCCAGCGCCCGTTGATGGGGCGGCACGAACACGCCGCGATCGGTGTCTTGCCAGACCTGGCCATTGACCTCGATAAAGCCCCGTGCCGGCCGCTCCAGCCCTGCGATGCAACGCAGGCAGGTGGTCTTGCCGGAACCGGACTGACCGTACAGCGCCGTCACGCCACGGCCCGGCAACTGCACATCCAGATCGAAGGAAAAGTCCCCGCGGTCGAGCTGAAAACGCGCTTGAATCATCGATCAGCTCCAGCCGGTCCGGGCTCTGCGACTGGAATACAGCGCCAGCAGCACAACGAAAGAGAACACCAGCATCGCCGCCGCCAGCCAGTGAGCCTGGGCGTACTCCAAGGCTTCGACATGGTCGTAGATCTGCACTGACACCACCCGGGTCTTTTCCGGAATGTTGCCGCCGATCATCAGCACCACGCCGAATTCGCCTACAGTGTGGGCGAAACCGAGAATGGCGGCGGTGATGAAGCCCGGCCGGGCCAGGGGCAGGATGACGCTGAAGAAGGTATCCCAGGGGCCGGCGCGCAGGGTGGCGGCGACCTCCAGCGGACGGCTGCCGATGGCGGCGAAGGCATTTTGTAGCGGTTGCACCACGAACGGCATGGAATAGATCACCGAACCGATCACCAGCCCGGTGAAGCTGAAGGTGAAGGTGCCCAGGCCGAGGGCCTGGGTGAGCTGGCCAAGCCAGCCATTCGGCCCCATCGCCAGCAATAGATAGAAGCCGATGACCGTGGGGGGCAGCACCAGCGGCAGGGCCACCACGGCTCCCACCGGTCCGCGTAGCCAGGAACGGGTACGCGATAGCCACAAAGCGATGGGCGTGCCGATGAGCAGCAGGATCACCGTGGTCACTGAGGCCAGTTGGAGGGTCAGCCAGATGGCGGCGTAGTCGGCATTGTCCAGTGGCATTTAGCGTTGATAACCGTAGGCCTGGAGGATGGCGGCGGCTTGCGGCCCCTTGAGATAGTCCATCAAGGCCGTGGCGGCAGGGTTGTCCCGGCCCTTGCCGAGGATGACCGCGTCCTGCTTGATGGGATCATGCAACCGGGCCGGAACGATCCATGCCGAACCGCTGGTGAGCTTGCCGTCCTTGTAGACCTGGGACAAGGCCACGAAGCCGAGCTCGGCGTTGCCGGTGGACACGAACTGATAGGCCTGGGTGATGTTCTGGCCTTCGACGATCTTGTCCTTGACCTGCGTGGCCAGCCCCAGCCTGTCCAGCACCTGGGTCGCAGCCAGGCCGTAGGGCGCGACTTTTGGGTTGGCGATGGACAGGTGCCGGAAAGCGTTGTCCTTGAGGGCCTGGCCGTTGTCATCGACATAGCCGGTCTTGGCCGACCACAGGGCCAGTGTTCCGATGGCGTAGGTGAAGCGCGAGCCCTTGACCGTGTCGCCTTCGGTTTCGAGCCTGGCCGGGGCGCTGTCGTCGGCGGCGAGGAAAACTTCGAACGGTGCGCCGTTCTTGATCTGGGTGTAGAACTGCCCGGTGGCGCCGTAGGCCGCGACCACCTTATGGCCGGTGGCTTTCTCGAAGTCGGCGGCGATGACCTGGAGCGGCGCGGTGAAATTGGACGCCACCGCCACCTGCACCTCGGCCGCCTCGACGTTGGCAACGGTGCAGAGCGTGGTGAGCAGCAGCGCTGCAAGGTGGTTCAGGTGCATGGAGATGGCTCCGTAGGGGCAGGTTCGCTATTTCGCTATATAGCGGAATATATAGCGAACGGCTGGCAAACGGAACGCGGCATTTTGTCGGGATCAGCGGCAGCGAGGATGCAAGGGCTGCCGCTCTCGTGAACAGTCGGCCACCAGCCGCTTCAGGCCCGGCCCCTGGCACTGAGCAACGCTAGTGCTTCCTCGGCCAGGCGCCGGGTCAGTTCGGCGCTTGGCAACTCGCGCCCCATGGGAAACGCCTGGCCGGCCCAGAGGTTGCTGAAGTCTGCTTCATCCTTGGCGCGCAGCGGCATCAACGCGCCGCCCGCCAGGGGAAAGGCCGGTGCCATCGGGCTCATCGGGCCCACTTCGCGCATGACCCGGTTGACGATGCCCCGGGCCGGACGACCGGTGAACAGGTTGGTGACGGCGGTCTGGCTTTCCCTGGCCGTGCGCAGCGCACGGTGATGGGAGGCGCTGATCTTGGCCTCGGGTGTGAACAGGTAGGCGCTGCCCAGTTGCACTGCCGAGGCGCCCAGGGCGAACGCCGCGACGATCCCCCGGGCATCGCCGATACCGCCCGTTGCGATCACCGGTACCTTCACCGCATCCACCACCTGGGGCAACAGGGCGAACAGCCCGACCTGGGTATTGAGATCGTCACTGAGGAACATGCCGCGATGGCCGCCGGCCTCGTAGCCCATGGCGATGATTGCGTCACACCCGTGCTGTTCCAGCCAGATGGCTTCCTCGACGGTGGTCGCCGAAGAGAGGATTTTCGCGCCGGTGGCCTTTACCCGGTCCAGCAGGGATTTTTCCGGCAGGCCGAAGTGGAAGCTGACCACCTTGGGCCGCATTTCTTCCAGCACCCGGCAGGCTGCATCATCGAACGGCGTGCGGTTGGAAACAGGCGTCGGCGCCTCGAAATCGGCGCCCAGTTCCTCGTAGTAAGGCTTGAGTCGCTGCTTCCAGGCCTCGGCCCGCTGCTCATCGAACTGCGGTGGCTGGTGACAGAAAAAATTCACGTTGAACGGCTTGTCGGTCTGTTCGCCGATGGTGGTCAAGGCCTGGCGCAGTTGCTCGACATCCAGCATCGCCGCCGGCATCGAACCCAGCCCACCGGCATTGCAGGTGGCGACCACCATGGCCGGTCCGGTCACGCCGGCCAGCGGCCCCTGGATGATGGGCAGCTCGATACCGAGCAGGTCAAGGATGCGCGTGTCTGGCCATGAGTTCATGTGCGGGGCTCCGGTGGCGGAAGGAAACAGCCTTTTAGCAGGTGCGGCCCGGCCAGGGCCAGTCGAGTTTTTCAATCGAAGACGGCCGCTTGATCCTTGGAGAGGGCGGGTTACCATGCCTGCTTCACCGAAAAGGGAGCCTTAACCATGGACGTAAAACTCAAGGTCGTCGAACCGTTCACCGTGGCCGGTTTGCAGGTGCACACCCGCAACGCCGATGAGGCACGACCCGATACGGCGCGGATCGGCCCGATGTGGCAGCAATTTTTCAACGAGGGGTTGTTCGACAGGATCCCGGCCAGGCTGTCGGAGTCGTTCGTCTATGGGGTGTATTCCAACTACGAGTCAGACGCGACCGGGTATTTCGATGTGACGGCCGGCGTACAGGTCGACGCCACGAGTGCCGGTTTTCCCGCCGTGGCGATCGAGGGCGGTGACTACCTGGTGTTTTCCGCCCAGGGACCCATGCCCGACTGCGTGATCCAGACCTGGGGGCTGATCTGGGCGTACTTCGCGGACAATCCGCAGACGCTGCGTCGTTTCTCCACCGATTTCGAGGTGTATAGCGGCCCCGATTCGGTGGCGATCTACATCGGTGTTCAGTCCCCGGCCGAGCGCTCCAGCGCCAGCAACTGACGCTTGCGTTCCACGCCCCAGCGATAGCCCGACAGGTCGCCGTCGCTGCGCACCACCCGGTGGCAAGGGATCGCCACCGCCAGGCTGTTGGCGCCACAGGCCTGGGCCACGGCGCGTACGGCCTTGGGGTGGCCGATGCGCTGGGCGATCTCGGCGTAGCTGGCGGTACTGCCCACCGGGATGTCCCGCAAGGCTTGCCAGACCCGTTCCTGGAACGCCGTACCGCGCAGGTCCAGCGGCAAGTCCAGGCCCAGGGCCGGGGCTTCGACGAAGCCCACTACCTGCGCGACCAACTGCTCGAACGCCCGGTCGGCACCGATGAGGTTGGCGCGGCGGAACTTGTCCTGCAGATCCCGCACCAGCGCGTCGGGGTCGTCCCCCAACAGGATCGCGCACACGCCACGTTCACTTTGCGCCACCAGGATCGAGCCAAGGGAGCATTGGCCGACGGCGAAACGGATGTCGGTGTTCTGCCCGGCGGCGCGGTAGTCGGTGGGCTTCATGCCCAGGACCTTGTCGGCGGCTTCATAAAAGCGGCTGTTGGAATTGAAACCGGCGTCGTACAGCGCTTCGGTGATACTGCCGCCCTCGGCCAGGCGTTCGCGTACCTTGCGTGAACGGTGAGCGGCGGCATACGCCTTGGGGGTCAGGCCGGTCACGGCCTTGAAGACCCGATGAAAGTGAAAGGGGCTCAGGCCTGCGCCGTGTGCCAGTTCGTTCAGGCCAGGCAGTTCTTCGGCCTGCTCGATCTGTCGGCAGGCGGCCGCGACCCTGGCCGCTTGCTGGGCGGCAATCTGGGTCTGGTCCCTGGCCAGGCGCTTGCTGGGACGGTAACCGGCGGCCTGGGCCTGTTCCGGCGTGTCGAAGAATTCTACGTTACGTGGATTGGGCAGGCGCGACAGGCTGCTGGGGTGGCAATAGATGCCGGTGGTTTTCACGCCATAGACAAATTGCCCGTCGGCGCGCGGATCCCGGGCGAGCACGGCGGCCCAGCGTGGGTCCAGTTCAGGGGCGAGGGTATTGGAAGTGTCGTTCATGGTCGGTATGTCCATTGGCCCGTTTTGCCTACGGTAGCGAGCCTGTGATCGGGCGACACTCCGGGTCTTGCGGTTGAATTGCGCACCTTCATCCGGCGGTGCGGAACGTCAGGTTGATGCGCTGGGCGCCCAGGCGCGGATGCTCTCCAGCCTTGAGCGGCAATACGCCGTGGTAACGCAACCGGTCCACGCCACCCCAGACCACGATATCGCCATGGAACAGGGGGATGCGCAGGCTCCTGTCGCTGCGTTCGAACCCGCCGAACTGGAACATCGCCGGCAAGCCCAGGGACATCGAGACGATGGGGGCGGTCAGGGAGCGCTCGTTCTTGTCTTGATGCAACGACATCCGCGCGCCGGGCACGTAGCGGTTGATCAGGCAGGAGTCCGGCTCGAAATGTTCGAACCCTGCCTGCCGGGCGGCGGCCTGGGCCAGTTCGCGAAACGCCGCTGGCATGTCGGGCCAGGGGTGGCCGGTCTGTGGATCAGTGGCGCTGTAGCGGTAGCCGCTGCGGTCGGTGGTCCAGCCCAGGGCGCCACAACTGCTCAAGGCCACTGACATGGTAAAGCCGCCGGGCGTGACCATCTGCCGGAACGGCGCGGCCTGCAGGATCGCTTCCAGGGCCGGCAGCAAGCGGTCGAGCCAGGGCAGGGCAAAGCCACGCAGCACGAACGACTGCTCGCCGATCCGCTCGACCTGACCGGGTGTTGTCGGTGTCTGGCCGGCGAACAGGTCCAGCGTGATCGGGGTATCGTCATTGCGCATCATGAAAAATGATTCCCAAGGTGTGTCGCCTGCCGTCGTTCACGCGGCTGACGCCATGGCGCATGTTCACCCGATAATACCCGCGAACGCCCTTGATGGGCCGCTGATGCACGGCGAACACCACCGCATCGCCCTGTTTCAGATCGATGACCTGGGGGCGCGATTGCATGCGCGGGCGTTGTTCGGTCAGCACGAACTCGCCGCCGGTAAAGTCCTGGCCCGGTGCCGACAGCAGGATCGCCACCTGCAACGGGAACACCTGCTCGCCGTACAGGTCCTGGTGCAGGCAGTTGTAATCCTGCGGGCCGTATTGCAGCAACAGCGGGGTAGGTCGCAGCTGTCCGGCGGCATGGCAGCGCTGGATGAAATCGGCATGCCGGTCGGGGTATCGCGCTTCGATGCCCATGCAGGCATTCCAGCGGTTCGCCAGGGGCACCAGCCTCGGATACAACGCCTCACGCAGTTGCTGGACGAGGTCGGGCAACGGATAGCGGAAATACTGATATTCACCGCGTCCGAAACCGTGGCGGGCCATGATCACTTTTGAGCGAAAGCGCCCGGGTTCAGCATAGAGGCTGCTCAGCAATCGACATTGCGGGACGGATAACAGGTTGCGAATGATTGTGCTGCCGTCCTGGTCGAGACTGCGCTCAAGAGATGGCCAGTCAGCAATGCGCAGAGTGGGGGGCGGCGAGAAGTGGGGGATGGGGGAATCGAACATAATGATTAACCAGAGCGCAAAGGATTGTAAGTCTGGTGGACGATCTTAAGGCGGACACTCCGCAGCTTGCGGTTGAATCTGTGACCGCACCTGTCGTCTCTGACAGTATCCGGCGTGATTGCGCAGTGCTCAAATGTCCAGAGTCAGTGGTCATGATTCTTCATGACCTCCCCGTCCTGAGGCATAACATGATGAGCCGGAAAACCTTCATCCATCCACCAGGTATGCTCAGATTTACCTCTGACTTTCAATTGAAACTGTATGACCTGAGCATTGAAAATCCAACAGCGTCTCTGGAACGGCTTCGTGAGCCCACGATATTCTTGGGCAATAATCCCGCCTCGGTGGAAGAGGTGCGGGATGTGCCACCCTGGGGTACTTATTTGCCCGCAGAGAATATATATTCGGACGCTTACATTGAAATGCAGATAGAAACGGGCGATCTGCCGAAGACCGCACGGGTGAGCGTTCAATGGCGCGCAGTAGATGACCCTGGTGATAATGTTTCTACAACTCCTGTTGGAATCATCTGGCCTGAAAGGCTGCATATCGTTATTCCGAATGAAACGCTCCGTATCTTCGAGGGGCGTCAAGTCAACGTCAGCTATACGGTACATTTGGATAACGCAGACATCACATTCTTACCGTATCGCTTGGTGAATGTGACCAAGCGCCTTGTTTATTCTCATCCGGTTATCGAGGGCGTGACAGATGAAGGCCTGGATGTGTCTGCATATCCACATGGGCTGACAGTCAATCTTGCTGCTATAGAAAATGGCCAGCCTTATCAAAGGATCGGTTGTTCCTGGGGGATCTTTCGAATGGACGGCGATTTATTGATTCCTTTGTACGACCTACAGCAATCTATTCCGTACGAAGCCGGTACCAAGTATCAATACGCCATTCCGCCCGAGGCCTATACCGGGTTTCCCCATGATGCCTTTTGCATGTGTTTTTGCTCATTAAGGCTTGTTCCCTATCTATCCATATACGGATGGGGGCTCGGTGGGCGCACGTTTCCTCTTATCACAGGGAAGGGGTCTATGTAGGACTGATCGAAGGCTTGGTCAATTCTGTGAACTGTTTCTGGGTCATGCCGGTCGTTCTTCTGGCAGGCGTCACCTGGGGGCAGGGAGGTGTTCTCGAAGAAGCGGCGTACGATATCCTGATCGCCAATTATCGGCCTGAAGGCCATTTATCCGATATCTTGGGATGGCCTGATACGTGGTATCGGGCCAGGCGTGGCCATGTCGATGACAAGTATGGATATGTAAAAAATCTGGCTGGCACAACGGGGGTCGAACTTAAGAGTACCCATTACCCTGCCGTACAGCATGTTGCAGCCCGTGCAGATATGCCGGTAAACATTGACGTTGCCGCAGAGCAGGGGAGCAAAAGCGACGGTGCGTGACTAGATAGGACCCTCGTTTCATTCGGACTGATGGGTTCCGTTTCTCGTCAGCCGACCAGGCCGTTCGTCTTGTCCTCTGCTTACCTGTCAGTACTGACAGTAGCCAGCCCTCTTGCATCGGCGCTCTCATATCTCCACGCCCTGACGCGTCACTTATGAGGACCCCGATCATGCCCCCTTCATCGACACCCGCCGACCAGACCGTCCTTCTGGAGAAACCCGACCTGCCGCGCGCCACTCGCCCTGTGGTGGGGGGCGATTTCGGGGTGCCCAAGCATATCTATGACCAGGAGCCCGCAGGCTGCAAGGTCGCGGTGTTGCCTTATACAAACCAGACAGGCGGGGAGAACGTCTCGATCAACCTCAATGGCGAGACGAACATCGACAACCGGAACACGCTGGGCACCGACGACACGGTGGAGCTGTACATTCCCCATGGAAAACTACTAGCCAACGCAGTCAATCGACTGACCTACACCATAAGGCGCCTCAGCGGTGTCGTTGAAACCTCCGATCCTCCTGCGGAGATTCTGTATAACCAGATCCGCCCTGGTAACGAGGATCGCTCGCCCGGCGATGGTGCGCATTCCGAGCTGGAATTGATCCTGCCGGATGAAATCAAGAACGGCATAGGGCCGGGGTTCACCCGGGCGACGGTGTGCGTGAGTTACCCCTATTGCCGGGCGCACGACCGCATCCGGCTCAATTGCAACGGCAAGGATGTGATTCGTACCGTACTGGAAAGCGAGGCTCCTGCGCC
This genomic interval carries:
- a CDS encoding OBAP family protein yields the protein MSGRMTHGTWAVLWAAAVGLVGCAGGNSHSPVDVPGAAKTPTTAILEAGADMLQDKPPLQALNTYLDGFHFYNGRMSEQMEAHHYCSALNEEVFQCAIFDGNTVDAKLMGVEYIISKRLFEGLPASEKQLWHSHVHEVKSGQLVAPGIAQAAENRLMQNLVSTYGKTWHTWHGKDLPYGVPQLMMGFTADGQIDPQLVRERDSRMGLDSEAKKRARAGIVAPAIDPGADAWRNGKVWQIEGPTGEHAH
- a CDS encoding general stress protein; the encoded protein is MANSGNKNPGNFANDREKASEAGKKGGHASGGNFANDREKASEAGRKGGERSHGGGRKS
- a CDS encoding ATP-dependent Clp protease proteolytic subunit; translation: MSEHIVHFHCQIDQGTTERFRDNCLEAIEKGADSLMLNLSTVGGSTNFGFTLYTFIKSLPVPVRAVNAGNIESMGIVMYLAASDRTTTPHSRFLIHPMNWYFGQKSVDHSRLREYLSSLDNDVARYVEIYVKETAGAATQLDIFKCLCAEERVIPAENSLAFGIAHRVEQVIFPVEAKHWKVSGGDD
- a CDS encoding DNA topoisomerase IB; its protein translation is MPDTLPPALPADLHYVDDTTTPGITRRKLRGKFCYFDPQGQRITDAAEIQRLNALAVPPAYTDVWICPDPRGHLQATGRDARGRKQYRYHARWREVRDADKYSRMLEFGRTLPRLRKRLEAILATPGFSRDKVMATVITLLDVTLIRVGNTQYARDNRSYGLTTLRSKHVEVNGSAIAFQFRGKSGVEHQITVKDRRLARIIKRCQEMPGQNLFQYLDENGERHSISSSDINAWLKTLTGADFTAKDYRTWAGSAAALAGLRALSWETETEAKRHVAEMVRQVARQLGNTPTVCRKCYIHPAVLEGFLLGALRDLPRPRARKGLSEEEAALAMYLQRVQQAASAC
- the modC gene encoding molybdenum ABC transporter ATP-binding protein, whose amino-acid sequence is MIQARFQLDRGDFSFDLDVQLPGRGVTALYGQSGSGKTTCLRCIAGLERPARGFIEVNGQVWQDTDRGVFVPPHQRALGYVFQEASLFAHLSVRANLTFGLKRIAPAQRKVGMDQATELLGIGHLLDRRPQHLSGGERQRVGIARALLTSPRLLLMDEPLASLDSRRKNEILPYLQRLHDELDIPLLYVSHSQDEVARLADHIVLLDAGRALASGPIGETLARLDLPLALGDDAGVVIQGEVSGYDADYQLLSLTLPDSQLDVRVAHTPLAPGQALRFKVQARDVSLSLANDTQTSILNRLPVTVVSELAADNAAHVLIRLEAAGTPLLARITRYSRDQLQLHPGQQLWAQIKAVAVLA
- the modB gene encoding molybdate ABC transporter permease subunit, which translates into the protein MPLDNADYAAIWLTLQLASVTTVILLLIGTPIALWLSRTRSWLRGPVGAVVALPLVLPPTVIGFYLLLAMGPNGWLGQLTQALGLGTFTFSFTGLVIGSVIYSMPFVVQPLQNAFAAIGSRPLEVAATLRAGPWDTFFSVILPLARPGFITAAILGFAHTVGEFGVVLMIGGNIPEKTRVVSVQIYDHVEALEYAQAHWLAAAMLVFSFVVLLALYSSRRARTGWS
- the modA gene encoding molybdate ABC transporter substrate-binding protein — translated: MHLNHLAALLLTTLCTVANVEAAEVQVAVASNFTAPLQVIAADFEKATGHKVVAAYGATGQFYTQIKNGAPFEVFLAADDSAPARLETEGDTVKGSRFTYAIGTLALWSAKTGYVDDNGQALKDNAFRHLSIANPKVAPYGLAATQVLDRLGLATQVKDKIVEGQNITQAYQFVSTGNAELGFVALSQVYKDGKLTSGSAWIVPARLHDPIKQDAVILGKGRDNPAATALMDYLKGPQAAAILQAYGYQR
- a CDS encoding NAD(P)H-dependent flavin oxidoreductase; the encoded protein is MNSWPDTRILDLLGIELPIIQGPLAGVTGPAMVVATCNAGGLGSMPAAMLDVEQLRQALTTIGEQTDKPFNVNFFCHQPPQFDEQRAEAWKQRLKPYYEELGADFEAPTPVSNRTPFDDAACRVLEEMRPKVVSFHFGLPEKSLLDRVKATGAKILSSATTVEEAIWLEQHGCDAIIAMGYEAGGHRGMFLSDDLNTQVGLFALLPQVVDAVKVPVIATGGIGDARGIVAAFALGASAVQLGSAYLFTPEAKISASHHRALRTARESQTAVTNLFTGRPARGIVNRVMREVGPMSPMAPAFPLAGGALMPLRAKDEADFSNLWAGQAFPMGRELPSAELTRRLAEEALALLSARGRA
- a CDS encoding GyrI-like domain-containing protein, coding for MDVKLKVVEPFTVAGLQVHTRNADEARPDTARIGPMWQQFFNEGLFDRIPARLSESFVYGVYSNYESDATGYFDVTAGVQVDATSAGFPAVAIEGGDYLVFSAQGPMPDCVIQTWGLIWAYFADNPQTLRRFSTDFEVYSGPDSVAIYIGVQSPAERSSASN
- the ada gene encoding bifunctional DNA-binding transcriptional regulator/O6-methylguanine-DNA methyltransferase Ada; the encoded protein is MNDTSNTLAPELDPRWAAVLARDPRADGQFVYGVKTTGIYCHPSSLSRLPNPRNVEFFDTPEQAQAAGYRPSKRLARDQTQIAAQQAARVAAACRQIEQAEELPGLNELAHGAGLSPFHFHRVFKAVTGLTPKAYAAAHRSRKVRERLAEGGSITEALYDAGFNSNSRFYEAADKVLGMKPTDYRAAGQNTDIRFAVGQCSLGSILVAQSERGVCAILLGDDPDALVRDLQDKFRRANLIGADRAFEQLVAQVVGFVEAPALGLDLPLDLRGTAFQERVWQALRDIPVGSTASYAEIAQRIGHPKAVRAVAQACGANSLAVAIPCHRVVRSDGDLSGYRWGVERKRQLLALERSAGD
- the alkB gene encoding DNA oxidative demethylase AlkB; the encoded protein is MMRNDDTPITLDLFAGQTPTTPGQVERIGEQSFVLRGFALPWLDRLLPALEAILQAAPFRQMVTPGGFTMSVALSSCGALGWTTDRSGYRYSATDPQTGHPWPDMPAAFRELAQAAARQAGFEHFEPDSCLINRYVPGARMSLHQDKNERSLTAPIVSMSLGLPAMFQFGGFERSDRSLRIPLFHGDIVVWGGVDRLRYHGVLPLKAGEHPRLGAQRINLTFRTAG